In Cyanobacteria bacterium GSL.Bin1, a genomic segment contains:
- a CDS encoding CHAD domain-containing protein, whose product MSEEKTVETFGECAIAALKKHSQKMVKHEAGVYDDQDPEALHQMRVGMRRLRTALVGFSRAIVMPKAAREKKVGKIARELGTLRDLDVLKASLENDYLPVLPASEQDSLKSVLKHLEKRRQHAYKKVIKALESKQYIQLKASLEAWLEQPKLSAIAPLPIAEVLPDLLLPHVSNLLLHPAWFVGQNTHLDVATLLDQEGETLHSLRKAAKKIRYQMELFTHCYDETYQQYVKQVKAIQSVLGEIQDSVVLAEFLSEYCDETLAKDFPNLTKQLTAFRQEKWQEWEQLQQYFLDPATRQNLRLTVQNPFPEDHTDHSVHQNRDSLAMS is encoded by the coding sequence ATGAGCGAAGAGAAAACTGTAGAAACCTTTGGTGAGTGCGCGATCGCTGCTTTAAAGAAACACAGCCAGAAAATGGTTAAACATGAAGCCGGCGTGTATGACGATCAAGATCCGGAAGCACTGCACCAAATGCGCGTGGGAATGCGCCGACTGCGCACTGCTCTTGTGGGCTTTTCCCGAGCCATTGTTATGCCCAAAGCCGCTCGTGAAAAAAAAGTGGGCAAAATTGCCAGAGAATTAGGAACGTTAAGAGATTTAGATGTCTTAAAGGCAAGTTTAGAAAATGACTATTTGCCGGTGCTTCCTGCTTCGGAACAGGACAGTTTAAAGTCAGTTTTAAAGCATTTAGAAAAGCGACGCCAACACGCCTATAAAAAAGTCATTAAAGCCTTAGAAAGTAAACAATACATACAACTGAAAGCTAGTTTAGAAGCGTGGTTAGAACAGCCTAAATTGAGCGCGATCGCGCCTTTGCCCATTGCCGAAGTGTTACCGGATTTATTACTTCCTCATGTCAGTAACTTATTGCTTCACCCCGCTTGGTTTGTGGGGCAAAATACTCATTTAGATGTAGCTACCTTATTAGATCAAGAAGGAGAAACCCTCCATAGTTTACGGAAAGCGGCAAAGAAAATTCGCTATCAAATGGAACTGTTTACCCATTGTTATGATGAAACTTATCAACAATATGTGAAGCAAGTCAAAGCGATTCAAAGCGTTTTAGGAGAGATTCAAGATAGTGTCGTTCTCGCGGAATTTTTAAGCGAGTATTGTGACGAAACACTCGCTAAAGACTTTCCGAACCTAACGAAACAACTGACTGCTTTTCGTCAAGAAAAATGGCAAGAGTGGGAGCAACTGCAACAGTATTTTCTCGACCCGGCAACTCGGCAAAATCTGCGCTTAACGGTACAAAATCCTTTTCCTGAGGATCACACCGATCATTCAGTTCATCAAAACCGAGATTCTCTAGCCATGAGTTAA
- the speD gene encoding adenosylmethionine decarboxylase: MKKVGTHLVVEAWQTPGDVLNDPEQIRSALVEAVLAGGATLLNLCVHQFSPHGVTATATLSESHIAIHTWPEYGYFAADLFFCGKGDPHQAMQVLQSVLGAKEVAMQEIDRGLPSSEVPEESEKESILA; the protein is encoded by the coding sequence ATGAAAAAAGTGGGAACTCATCTGGTCGTAGAAGCTTGGCAAACTCCAGGAGACGTACTCAATGATCCGGAGCAAATTCGGTCGGCATTAGTGGAAGCCGTGCTTGCCGGTGGCGCAACCTTGTTGAATTTGTGCGTTCACCAATTTAGTCCCCATGGCGTGACTGCAACCGCAACGTTATCCGAGTCACATATTGCCATTCATACTTGGCCAGAATATGGGTATTTTGCAGCAGATCTCTTTTTCTGCGGCAAAGGCGATCCCCATCAAGCAATGCAGGTTTTACAAAGCGTTCTCGGGGCAAAAGAAGTGGCGATGCAGGAGATTGATCGTGGCTTACCCAGTTCCGAAGTCCCCGAAGAGTCAGAGAAAGAATCGATCTTGGCTTAA
- a CDS encoding WecB/TagA/CpsF family glycosyltransferase has translation MTFSPESNCLSTPPEPATVLGVPVHLLSDYVSWLQQRWQEGKGSHVVTLNAEMVMLARKDRQLANAIAQADLIIPDGAGVILSLNLQGKKQQRLPGIELAAALLKQMAQDKIQGEILFYGGVPGRAEAAAQYWRQQYSELTIQAAHGYLSEEEQTTFHEQLSQQQPQLILVGLGVPRQELWIAQHRYLCPKAIWIGVGGAFDIWGGAKSRAPAWFCQNNLEWLYRLYQEPSRWRRMLVLPLFAWAALITRNRG, from the coding sequence ATGACGTTCTCCCCTGAAAGTAATTGCTTATCAACGCCTCCGGAACCCGCTACTGTGTTGGGGGTTCCGGTTCATCTCTTATCTGACTATGTCAGCTGGTTACAACAGCGTTGGCAGGAAGGAAAAGGAAGCCATGTGGTGACTTTAAATGCCGAAATGGTGATGTTAGCCAGAAAAGATCGGCAACTCGCCAACGCGATCGCGCAAGCGGATTTGATTATTCCCGATGGGGCGGGAGTGATTCTTTCTTTAAACCTGCAAGGAAAAAAACAGCAGCGTTTGCCCGGTATTGAATTAGCAGCTGCCCTTCTCAAACAGATGGCACAAGACAAGATTCAAGGAGAAATTCTCTTTTATGGAGGAGTTCCAGGGCGGGCGGAAGCCGCTGCCCAATATTGGCGTCAGCAATATTCTGAACTGACCATTCAAGCCGCACATGGCTATCTCTCGGAGGAAGAACAAACAACCTTCCATGAGCAATTAAGCCAACAGCAACCGCAACTGATTCTCGTGGGGCTAGGCGTTCCGCGACAGGAACTTTGGATTGCTCAACATCGTTATCTCTGCCCAAAAGCGATTTGGATTGGTGTGGGTGGCGCATTTGATATTTGGGGAGGAGCGAAATCGCGCGCACCGGCTTGGTTTTGTCAGAACAATCTGGAATGGTTATATCGTTTGTATCAAGAGCCTTCTCGTTGGCGACGGATGCTGGTGCTACCCTTATTTGCTTGGGCTGCCCTGATCACTCGCAATCGCGGTTAA
- a CDS encoding chlorophyll A-B binding protein, with amino-acid sequence MMEENRNDFKFGFNTSAENWNGRLAMIGFIAALLTEILSGQGVLHFWGLL; translated from the coding sequence ATCATGGAAGAGAATCGTAACGATTTCAAATTTGGTTTCAATACTTCTGCAGAAAATTGGAACGGTCGCTTAGCAATGATTGGCTTTATTGCTGCGCTCCTCACCGAAATCCTCAGCGGACAAGGTGTCCTCCATTTCTGGGGACTCCTCTAA
- a CDS encoding carbon-nitrogen hydrolase family protein — protein sequence MKSYLAAAIQITSQPDLEKNLATAADLVELAVRRGAQLVTLPENFSFMGEETEKVQQASAIAQHTEKFLKTMAQRYQITIFGGGFPIPVADGKVSNTALIIDANGEELARYEKVHLFDVNLPDGNTYQESQTVKAGLSLPPLLVSPDYGKIGLSVCYDVRFPELYRQLSKQGAEILLIPAAFTAYTGKDHWQVLLQARAIENTAYVIAPAQTGHHYARRQSHGHAMIIDPWGIVLSDAGEDPGVAIAEINPSRLEQVRRQMPSLQHSVFI from the coding sequence ATGAAATCATATCTGGCGGCTGCAATTCAGATCACCAGTCAACCTGATTTGGAGAAAAATTTGGCGACTGCAGCAGACTTAGTGGAATTAGCAGTGCGCAGAGGGGCACAGTTAGTCACCCTTCCGGAAAATTTTTCTTTTATGGGAGAGGAAACGGAAAAGGTGCAACAAGCCAGCGCGATCGCGCAGCACACAGAAAAATTCTTGAAAACGATGGCACAACGCTATCAAATCACCATTTTTGGTGGGGGCTTTCCGATTCCAGTTGCTGATGGCAAGGTCTCCAATACCGCACTGATCATTGATGCCAATGGTGAAGAATTAGCCCGTTATGAAAAAGTGCATTTGTTTGATGTGAATCTCCCCGATGGCAATACTTACCAAGAATCCCAAACCGTAAAAGCAGGGCTCTCGCTCCCCCCTTTATTGGTCTCTCCCGATTATGGAAAAATTGGACTGTCTGTATGCTACGATGTCCGCTTCCCGGAACTCTATCGCCAGCTCTCGAAACAGGGGGCAGAGATTCTCCTCATTCCCGCTGCCTTTACAGCCTATACCGGAAAAGACCATTGGCAAGTCTTATTACAAGCCCGCGCCATTGAAAATACGGCTTATGTCATCGCCCCCGCCCAAACGGGTCATCATTATGCGCGCCGACAAAGTCACGGTCATGCCATGATTATCGATCCCTGGGGGATTGTCTTAAGTGACGCGGGAGAAGATCCAGGGGTCGCCATTGCTGAAATAAATCCCTCCCGCTTAGAACAAGTGCGGCGTCAGATGCCATCTTTACAACACAGCGTGTTTATTTAG
- the rpoD gene encoding RNA polymerase sigma factor RpoD, giving the protein MQVHALTSQQQKSELERLIEEQSHEAAQGNTIPLEVEPADADLEKEALLEAEGSEETPTKAVTATKEDNNKEDNKKKSYTEDSIRLYLQEIGRIRLLRADEEIELARKIADLLELERKRTELEATIGCEPTDEEWAQEVDMPLPKFRRRLLLGRRAKEKMVQSNLRLVVSIAKKYMNRGLSFQDLIQEGSLGLIRAAEKFDHEKGYKFSTYATWWIRQAITRAIADQSRTIRLPVHLYETISRIKKTTKLLSQELGRKPTEEEIAERMEMTIEKLRFIAKSAQLPISLETPIGKEEDSRLGDFIEADGETPEDEVSKSLLREDLEDVLDTLSPRERDVLRLRYGLEDGRMKTLEEIGQIFNVTRERIRQIEAKALRKLRHPNRNSILKEYIRI; this is encoded by the coding sequence ATGCAGGTACACGCACTAACCAGCCAGCAGCAAAAAAGTGAATTAGAACGCTTAATTGAAGAACAAAGTCATGAAGCAGCGCAAGGAAATACCATTCCCCTCGAAGTGGAACCGGCAGATGCCGACTTAGAAAAAGAAGCGTTGCTCGAAGCGGAAGGATCAGAAGAAACGCCAACGAAAGCGGTTACTGCAACCAAAGAAGACAATAATAAAGAAGACAATAAAAAGAAATCTTATACAGAAGATTCAATCCGTCTTTACCTGCAAGAAATTGGTCGCATTCGCTTGCTGCGGGCTGATGAAGAAATTGAGTTAGCGCGAAAAATTGCCGATCTATTAGAGTTAGAACGTAAACGCACTGAGTTAGAAGCGACCATCGGCTGTGAACCCACCGATGAAGAGTGGGCGCAAGAGGTGGATATGCCGTTGCCTAAGTTTCGCCGTCGCTTATTGCTGGGGCGTCGAGCGAAAGAAAAGATGGTGCAGTCAAATCTGCGGTTAGTGGTCTCTATTGCGAAGAAGTACATGAATCGAGGGCTATCGTTTCAGGATTTGATTCAGGAAGGTTCATTAGGATTGATTCGGGCAGCAGAAAAATTTGATCATGAAAAAGGCTATAAGTTTTCCACCTACGCCACGTGGTGGATTCGGCAAGCGATTACCCGCGCGATCGCGGATCAATCCCGCACCATTCGCCTCCCGGTTCACTTATATGAAACCATTTCTCGCATTAAAAAAACCACAAAACTGCTTTCCCAAGAATTAGGGCGCAAACCGACTGAAGAAGAAATCGCAGAACGGATGGAAATGACCATTGAAAAACTGCGGTTTATCGCTAAATCGGCTCAACTTCCGATTTCTCTCGAAACGCCCATCGGTAAAGAAGAAGATTCTCGCCTCGGAGATTTTATTGAGGCAGATGGAGAAACACCAGAAGATGAAGTCTCTAAAAGTTTACTGCGGGAAGATTTAGAGGATGTCCTCGATACCCTTAGCCCTCGCGAACGGGATGTGCTTCGCTTACGCTACGGGTTAGAGGATGGACGCATGAAAACCCTTGAAGAAATCGGACAAATCTTTAACGTGACTCGGGAACGAATTCGACAAATTGAGGCAAAGGCTTTGAGAAAGTTGCGCCATCCCAACCGCAACAGTATTTTGAAAGAATATATTCGGATTTAA
- the cofG gene encoding 7,8-didemethyl-8-hydroxy-5-deazariboflavin synthase subunit CofG, with the protein MLTTSDINRSASSIITYSPAHTLVPTYECFNRCSYCNFRTDPGKDAWLTLDAARERLVSLQGKGIWEILILAGEVHPQSPRRKDWFHHIFQLCELALELGFLPHTNVGPLSYSEMEQLKTVNVSMGLMLEQLTPKLLETVHKHAPSKQPEVRLQQLAYAGELKIPFTTGLLLGIGETEADWWESLGAIAQCHQKWEHIQEVILQPHRLGTQQSWQKDHFNLEEFPKLIAKAREILPAEIGLQIPPNLISDSQFLLDCIQAGVTDLGGIGVIDEVNPDYPHLHPDSLQAILGNKGWQLQPRLPVYPRYYSWLSLNLQSVINKYMNSSG; encoded by the coding sequence ATGCTTACAACATCAGACATAAATCGATCAGCTTCTTCGATTATCACCTATAGTCCTGCCCATACACTGGTTCCAACCTATGAATGTTTTAATCGCTGTTCTTACTGTAATTTTCGGACTGATCCCGGCAAAGATGCGTGGTTAACGCTAGACGCAGCCCGAGAACGTCTCGTTTCACTGCAAGGAAAAGGAATTTGGGAAATTTTGATTCTCGCCGGAGAAGTTCACCCGCAATCTCCCCGACGCAAAGACTGGTTTCACCATATTTTTCAATTGTGTGAGCTTGCTTTGGAATTAGGCTTTCTCCCGCATACGAATGTGGGACCCCTGAGTTATTCGGAAATGGAACAACTGAAAACGGTCAATGTTTCCATGGGGTTGATGTTAGAACAACTCACGCCCAAGCTATTGGAAACCGTTCATAAACATGCCCCCAGTAAACAACCTGAGGTGCGCTTACAACAGTTAGCGTATGCTGGAGAATTAAAGATTCCCTTTACCACCGGACTTTTATTAGGCATTGGAGAAACTGAAGCCGATTGGTGGGAGAGTTTGGGCGCGATCGCGCAATGCCATCAAAAATGGGAGCATATCCAAGAAGTGATTTTGCAACCCCATCGTTTAGGCACTCAGCAAAGCTGGCAAAAAGATCACTTTAACTTAGAAGAATTTCCGAAACTGATTGCAAAAGCCCGTGAAATTTTACCAGCAGAAATTGGCCTTCAAATTCCGCCCAATTTAATCTCTGATTCCCAGTTTTTACTCGATTGTATTCAAGCAGGTGTCACGGACTTGGGAGGAATTGGTGTGATTGATGAAGTGAATCCTGACTATCCTCACCTCCATCCCGACTCCCTACAGGCTATTTTAGGAAACAAAGGATGGCAACTCCAACCAAGACTTCCTGTTTATCCTCGGTATTATTCTTGGCTTTCTCTAAACTTGCAATCTGTCATCAACAAATATATGAATTCATCAGGATAG
- a CDS encoding DUF3593 domain-containing protein: MLDKQTLFAASLFPYLGFLWFMTRSRQFPRLAVIGFYVLLLFVLVTIPAGIYAQRAYGESLANVDWLHGSAESFLTLSNILVALGFQAALRHQKTASSDQKEQT; encoded by the coding sequence ATGTTAGATAAACAAACCCTTTTTGCTGCGTCTTTATTTCCCTATTTAGGTTTTCTTTGGTTTATGACGCGATCGCGCCAATTTCCTCGCCTAGCCGTAATTGGGTTTTATGTCCTGCTACTATTTGTATTGGTGACGATTCCAGCGGGAATTTATGCCCAGCGTGCCTATGGAGAGTCGCTCGCGAATGTCGACTGGTTGCATGGCAGTGCTGAATCATTTCTCACCCTCTCTAATATTTTGGTCGCCTTAGGGTTTCAAGCTGCGCTTCGACACCAAAAAACGGCTTCTTCGGATCAAAAAGAACAAACATGA
- a CDS encoding tetratricopeptide repeat protein: MKRQWGVISILIGLLSLTPPHAVNSQSLPVLTPTTPEAIAYLNRGLEAAQTGNIESAIALFQQAIALDQNLAPAHYNLGLALREQGNLQAAANAFYEALSLNPKLAVAYANVGAVLIEGNNFEQAQAYLNRALELSPQLGIAHYNLGLVALKQGNAQPAIQHFRNAQKYNQPTPEIFYQLGLAYLKQKQLESARTAFEEAIHLRPHYSKAHYGLGQVWFQQQQWQAALKAFQKGIDLNSEFASAYYAAGVVLFQEKEFSQATAMLQQAQQLYEQQKQPQWAVYAKQLAQRAALRMNQ; this comes from the coding sequence ATGAAGCGGCAATGGGGAGTCATTAGTATTTTGATCGGTCTGCTCTCACTAACTCCTCCTCATGCAGTAAACAGTCAATCCTTACCGGTTTTAACCCCCACAACGCCAGAAGCGATTGCCTATCTGAATCGGGGATTAGAAGCAGCGCAAACGGGTAATATCGAAAGCGCGATCGCGCTCTTCCAACAAGCCATCGCCCTCGATCAAAATCTTGCCCCTGCCCATTATAATCTCGGTTTAGCCCTCAGAGAACAAGGAAACTTACAGGCTGCTGCCAATGCCTTTTATGAAGCCTTATCCCTGAATCCAAAACTGGCGGTTGCTTATGCTAACGTGGGAGCAGTCCTCATCGAAGGGAATAATTTTGAGCAAGCGCAAGCCTACCTCAATCGCGCCCTTGAACTTTCACCTCAATTAGGAATTGCTCACTATAATTTAGGCTTGGTTGCACTCAAACAAGGCAACGCCCAACCTGCTATTCAACATTTCCGTAACGCACAAAAATATAATCAGCCAACCCCAGAAATTTTCTATCAACTCGGGCTCGCTTATCTCAAGCAAAAACAGTTAGAATCAGCCAGAACTGCTTTTGAAGAAGCAATTCATCTCCGCCCGCATTACAGTAAAGCTCATTACGGACTCGGACAAGTGTGGTTTCAACAACAGCAATGGCAAGCTGCCTTAAAAGCGTTTCAGAAAGGGATTGACTTGAATTCAGAATTTGCTAGTGCCTACTACGCTGCTGGTGTAGTTTTATTTCAGGAAAAAGAGTTTTCCCAAGCAACAGCCATGTTACAGCAAGCACAGCAATTATATGAACAGCAAAAGCAGCCTCAATGGGCAGTCTATGCAAAACAGCTTGCTCAGAGAGCAGCCTTGCGGATGAATCAGTAA
- a CDS encoding AMP-binding protein, which translates to MFKPTDTLVDYSTAQSLPEIWSQVAPYSGKLIALDDPHQDPPVQITYQQLNQQIKQFASGLQAQGIQPDTKIALFADNSPRWFIADQGILSAGAVDVVRSSQADAAELFYILTDSDSTVLVVENKTTLEKLKANLVDQPLRLVVLLSDEIVENQDYPTLNFSQLMALGNEQKFTPVSRKKDDLATLIYTSGTTGQPKGTMLSHGNFLHQVRAIGDVIQPQAGDRVLSILPSWHAYERAAEYFLLSRGCHLIYTNLRSFKKDLREQQPQYMVGVPRLWESVYDGIQKNLNQQTGNKKKLIDLFLGISQRYIKAKRVSEGLDLENLRPSIFARLNGSLQRSLLEPLHHLGDKIVYQTVREATGGNLKAVISGGGSLAKHIDDFYELIGIPLLVGYGLTETSPVTHARRLYHNLRGSSGPAIPETETKIVDPETMEPLPDGKKGLVLIRGTQVMQGYYKKPEATAKAIDDEGWFNTGDLGWITPTGDLVLTGRAKDTIVLSNGENIEPQPLENACLRSPYIDQMMVVGQDQRCLGALIVPNVEALQTWSQQHQFNLDFSEERLAETIQDSAVQKLFRDELNREVKNRPGYRSDDRIGVFQLILEPFSTENGMMTQTLKIKRPVVYQRYQDMIDGMFAKG; encoded by the coding sequence ATGTTTAAACCCACTGATACTCTTGTTGATTATTCTACAGCACAATCCTTACCGGAAATTTGGTCCCAAGTTGCGCCTTATTCTGGTAAACTGATTGCCCTTGATGACCCCCATCAAGACCCGCCGGTTCAGATTACTTATCAACAATTAAACCAACAAATTAAACAATTTGCCAGTGGCTTACAAGCCCAAGGCATTCAACCGGATACAAAAATTGCCCTGTTTGCTGATAATAGCCCCCGTTGGTTCATTGCGGATCAAGGCATTCTCAGTGCGGGTGCGGTTGATGTGGTGAGATCCTCCCAAGCGGATGCAGCGGAATTATTTTATATTCTGACCGATAGTGATAGTACGGTTCTGGTTGTTGAAAATAAGACAACCCTAGAAAAATTAAAAGCAAACTTAGTCGACCAACCACTAAGATTAGTCGTTTTACTCTCTGATGAAATCGTAGAAAATCAAGATTATCCCACCCTTAATTTTAGCCAATTGATGGCACTGGGAAATGAGCAGAAATTCACACCGGTTTCTCGGAAAAAAGATGATTTAGCAACCTTAATTTATACTTCCGGAACTACAGGACAACCGAAAGGGACAATGCTCTCTCATGGCAATTTTTTACATCAAGTGCGTGCCATTGGTGATGTGATTCAGCCCCAAGCCGGCGATCGCGTGTTGAGTATTCTCCCCAGTTGGCACGCTTATGAACGGGCTGCGGAATACTTTTTATTATCTAGAGGCTGTCACCTGATTTATACCAATTTACGCTCATTTAAAAAAGATTTACGCGAACAGCAACCGCAGTATATGGTCGGGGTTCCTCGGTTGTGGGAGTCGGTTTATGATGGTATTCAAAAGAACTTAAATCAACAAACCGGGAATAAGAAAAAACTCATTGATTTATTCTTAGGCATTTCCCAGCGCTACATTAAAGCCAAACGAGTTAGCGAAGGCTTAGATCTCGAAAATCTGCGTCCTTCTATTTTTGCCCGTTTAAATGGGAGTTTACAACGTTCTCTCCTCGAACCCTTGCATCATCTTGGGGATAAAATTGTTTATCAAACTGTTCGCGAAGCCACGGGTGGCAACTTAAAAGCCGTGATTAGCGGGGGCGGATCTTTAGCCAAACATATCGATGATTTTTATGAACTGATTGGCATTCCTCTGCTAGTGGGATATGGCTTAACAGAAACTTCTCCCGTTACCCATGCTCGTCGTTTGTATCATAACTTGCGCGGTTCATCGGGACCTGCCATTCCCGAAACGGAAACCAAAATTGTTGACCCGGAAACCATGGAACCGCTACCCGATGGCAAAAAAGGATTAGTGTTAATCCGAGGCACACAAGTGATGCAAGGGTATTATAAAAAGCCAGAAGCGACCGCAAAAGCAATTGATGACGAGGGATGGTTTAACACAGGTGATTTAGGATGGATTACCCCAACTGGAGATTTAGTCTTGACCGGACGCGCTAAAGATACGATTGTCCTCTCTAATGGCGAAAATATTGAACCCCAACCCTTAGAAAATGCTTGTTTACGCAGTCCGTATATTGACCAAATGATGGTGGTGGGTCAAGATCAGCGGTGTTTGGGGGCGTTAATTGTTCCCAATGTTGAAGCGTTACAAACTTGGTCCCAACAGCATCAGTTCAATTTAGATTTCTCAGAAGAGAGATTAGCAGAAACCATTCAAGATTCAGCCGTTCAAAAATTGTTTAGAGATGAGTTAAATCGGGAAGTGAAAAATCGCCCTGGCTATCGCAGCGATGACCGCATTGGTGTGTTTCAGCTGATTTTAGAGCCGTTCTCCACAGAGAATGGCATGATGACACAAACACTGAAGATTAAACGTCCTGTTGTTTATCAACGGTATCAGGATATGATTGACGGGATGTTTGCTAAGGGATAA